From a single Desulfoplanes formicivorans genomic region:
- the hslV gene encoding ATP-dependent protease subunit HslV, whose amino-acid sequence MHGTTILAVKDKNGVAMAGDGQVTLGQSIAMKHGARKVRKVYKDKVLVGFAGATADAFTLLERFEAKLEEFAGNLLRASVELAKDWRMDKYLRRLEAMLLVADAEHVLILSGTGDVIEPDDGVVAIGSGGPYALSAARALVRNTQLPAEEIVAKSMAIAAELCVFTNDNIIVETAPQKK is encoded by the coding sequence ATGCACGGGACCACCATTCTGGCGGTCAAAGACAAAAACGGTGTTGCCATGGCCGGTGACGGTCAGGTTACCCTGGGCCAGTCCATTGCCATGAAACATGGAGCCAGAAAGGTTCGCAAGGTGTACAAGGACAAGGTTCTTGTTGGTTTTGCCGGGGCCACGGCCGATGCCTTCACCCTTCTGGAACGCTTCGAGGCCAAACTGGAAGAATTTGCTGGCAATCTGCTTCGGGCCAGCGTGGAACTGGCCAAGGACTGGCGCATGGACAAATACTTGAGACGGTTGGAAGCCATGCTTCTGGTTGCCGATGCCGAACATGTGCTCATATTGAGCGGCACAGGGGATGTTATTGAACCCGACGACGGCGTAGTAGCCATTGGTTCGGGAGGTCCTTATGCCCTGTCCGCTGCCCGGGCCCTGGTGCGCAATACCCAGTTGCCGGCAGAGGAAATCGTGGCCAAGTCCATGGCCATTGCTGCCGAACTTTGCGTTTTCACCAACGACAACATTATTGTCGAAACCGCACCCCAAAAGAAGTAA
- the hslU gene encoding ATP-dependent protease ATPase subunit HslU, with amino-acid sequence MSTLTPREIVSELDKFIIGQKEAKKMVAIALRNRWRRQQLSDALRDEVVPKNIIMIGPTGVGKTEIARRLARLAGSPFFKVEATKFTEVGYVGRDVESMIRDLMEIGINMVRKEEAEKVKVKAEANAEERLLDLLLPAKKSSGPQARYGTSTPAPGEAIPLDNGEDSTREKLRKLWRDGKLDDRMVEINVTTSGANVEVMAIPGMEGMEMQMQDMLSRVFPKKRKSKKVRVKDAYDILIQEESEKLVDMDKVTEIAKERVEESGIVFIDEIDKICSGGQASTKADVSREGVQRDLLPIVEGCVVNTKYGMIHTDHILFIGAGAFHMSKPSDLVPELQGRFPLRVELRALTKEDFYRILTEPQNALTTQYIGLLATENVEIQFTDEALLELAAFAQEINEETENIGARRLYTIMEKILSDLSFDAPDRSGEKVVIDSEFVREQLKDVKEDRDLSRYIL; translated from the coding sequence ATGAGTACCCTTACCCCACGGGAAATCGTTTCCGAACTGGATAAATTCATCATCGGACAGAAAGAGGCCAAGAAGATGGTCGCCATTGCCCTGCGCAACCGCTGGCGCAGACAGCAATTGTCCGATGCCCTGCGCGATGAGGTCGTGCCCAAGAACATTATCATGATCGGGCCCACGGGTGTGGGCAAGACGGAAATCGCCCGCCGCCTGGCCCGCCTGGCCGGTTCGCCTTTCTTCAAGGTTGAAGCCACCAAATTCACGGAAGTGGGCTATGTGGGCCGGGATGTGGAGTCCATGATTCGTGATCTCATGGAAATCGGCATCAACATGGTTCGCAAGGAAGAGGCCGAAAAGGTCAAGGTCAAGGCCGAGGCCAACGCCGAAGAACGGTTGCTGGATCTGCTCCTGCCCGCCAAAAAATCCTCTGGCCCCCAGGCCAGGTACGGAACCAGCACCCCGGCTCCGGGAGAAGCCATTCCCCTGGACAACGGAGAGGACTCCACCCGGGAAAAACTGCGCAAACTCTGGCGCGACGGGAAGTTGGATGATCGCATGGTTGAAATCAATGTGACCACCTCCGGCGCCAATGTGGAGGTCATGGCCATTCCCGGCATGGAAGGCATGGAAATGCAGATGCAGGACATGCTCAGTCGGGTCTTTCCCAAAAAACGCAAATCCAAGAAGGTCCGCGTCAAGGACGCCTATGACATCCTGATCCAGGAAGAAAGCGAAAAACTCGTGGACATGGACAAGGTCACGGAAATCGCCAAGGAACGGGTGGAAGAATCCGGCATCGTGTTCATCGACGAGATCGACAAGATCTGTTCGGGAGGCCAAGCCTCCACCAAGGCCGATGTCTCCCGCGAAGGCGTGCAGCGCGATCTCCTGCCCATTGTGGAAGGTTGTGTGGTCAATACCAAGTACGGCATGATCCACACGGATCACATCCTGTTCATCGGAGCCGGAGCCTTTCACATGTCCAAGCCTTCGGATCTGGTGCCCGAGCTCCAGGGTCGCTTCCCCCTGCGGGTTGAGCTCCGCGCCCTGACCAAGGAAGACTTCTACCGCATCTTGACGGAGCCCCAAAACGCCCTGACCACCCAGTACATCGGCCTTCTGGCCACGGAAAATGTGGAAATCCAATTCACTGACGAGGCCCTGCTGGAACTGGCCGCGTTCGCCCAGGAAATCAACGAGGAAACCGAAAACATCGGTGCCAGACGGTTGTACACCATCATGGAAAAGATCCTTTCGGACCTCTCCTTTGATGCCCCTGACAGATCCGGTGAAAAGGTGGTCATTGATTCCGAGTTTGTGCGCGAACAACTCAAGGACGTGAAGGAAGACAGGGATCTGTCGCGGTACATTCTCTAA
- the trpB gene encoding tryptophan synthase subunit beta: protein MQSNPGADGFFGEYGGQFLPQPIKVILNQLAATFEASIQDPAFVREFESYLKDYSGRPTPLYFCRNLTSQLGGAKIYLKREDLNHLGAHKINNTIGQILLAKRMGKKRIIAETGAGQHGVATSATAALMGMECTIYMGAEDMKRQRHNVFRMEMLGARVVPAMSGQQTLKEAVDEAIAAWVGDIDNSFYLLGSAVGPHPYPTMVKYFQSVISKEAREQILEKEGRLPDYLVACVGGGSNAIGMFAEFIKDEKVKLHGVEPSGRSMNLGDHAASLTTGTPGILHGFNSYMIKDHEGGPGPVYSIAAGLDYPSVGPEHSFLKDMGRAQYFTASDQDAVNAFFALSRTEGIVPALESAHAVAHAMNLAPTLGREEIIVVNLSGRGDKDVAQMEEMLANGTIVQPEG from the coding sequence ATGCAATCCAATCCCGGGGCCGATGGATTTTTCGGCGAGTACGGTGGACAATTCCTTCCCCAGCCCATCAAGGTCATTTTGAACCAGTTGGCCGCCACTTTTGAAGCCAGCATCCAAGATCCCGCTTTTGTCCGGGAATTTGAATCCTATCTCAAGGATTATTCGGGTCGTCCCACTCCCCTGTATTTTTGCCGCAATCTGACCAGCCAGCTGGGCGGGGCAAAAATCTATCTTAAGCGCGAAGATCTCAATCATCTGGGCGCGCACAAGATCAACAACACCATTGGTCAGATTCTTCTGGCCAAGCGCATGGGCAAAAAAAGGATCATTGCCGAGACCGGAGCGGGCCAGCACGGGGTCGCCACCTCGGCCACGGCCGCCCTCATGGGCATGGAGTGTACCATCTACATGGGTGCCGAAGACATGAAGCGTCAACGCCACAATGTCTTTCGCATGGAGATGCTCGGAGCCCGGGTGGTACCGGCCATGAGCGGTCAGCAGACCCTGAAGGAGGCGGTGGATGAGGCCATTGCGGCATGGGTTGGAGATATTGACAACAGTTTTTATTTGCTGGGATCGGCTGTGGGCCCGCATCCCTATCCCACCATGGTCAAATATTTCCAGTCGGTGATCAGCAAGGAGGCCCGGGAACAGATTCTGGAAAAGGAAGGAAGATTGCCCGATTATCTTGTGGCCTGTGTGGGCGGGGGGTCCAACGCCATCGGCATGTTTGCGGAATTCATTAAGGACGAGAAAGTCAAGCTCCACGGGGTGGAACCCTCGGGCAGGTCCATGAACCTCGGGGATCATGCGGCCAGCCTGACAACGGGAACCCCCGGCATACTTCACGGCTTCAATTCCTACATGATCAAGGACCATGAAGGCGGACCCGGTCCTGTCTATTCCATTGCCGCAGGCCTGGACTACCCCAGCGTGGGCCCGGAGCACAGCTTTCTCAAGGATATGGGTCGGGCCCAATACTTTACGGCCAGCGACCAGGATGCGGTGAACGCCTTTTTTGCCCTGTCCCGGACCGAAGGCATTGTTCCGGCCCTGGAATCCGCCCATGCCGTGGCCCATGCCATGAACCTTGCCCCCACGTTGGGCAGGGAAGAGATTATCGTGGTCAACCTCTCGGGTCGTGGCGACAAGGACGTGGCCCAGATGGAGGAAATGCTGGCCAACGGGACCATTGTCCAGCCGGAAGGATGA
- the epsC gene encoding serine O-acetyltransferase EpsC: MTQENNAPMPQNDIDAVVQALCQQNTGSRVCLREHGEAPMPSVDILASLVHDLRSVLFPGYFGPSDVSSTSMRYHIGGYLDRVQRSLGEQILRGECFVCRKQPGPECLRCETKSHDIAWEFIHALPRIRHLLTTDVDAAYVGDPAAKTPGETIFCYPSISALIHHRVAHELYKFGVPIIPRIISEMAHSQTGIDIHPGASIGEHFFIDHGTGTVIGETCIIGKNVRIYQGVTLGAKSFPKGKDGSLVKGLARHPIVEDDVTIYAGATILGRVRLGQGATIGGNVWITRDIPAGAQIRQSRPMEASYEQGAGI; encoded by the coding sequence CGTGAGCACGGGGAAGCCCCCATGCCCTCGGTGGATATTCTGGCCTCCCTTGTCCATGACCTGCGAAGCGTACTTTTCCCGGGCTATTTTGGACCCTCGGATGTTTCTTCCACGTCCATGCGTTACCACATCGGAGGCTATCTGGACCGAGTGCAACGTTCTTTGGGAGAGCAGATTCTGCGCGGAGAATGTTTTGTCTGTCGCAAACAGCCCGGGCCCGAGTGTCTTCGTTGCGAGACCAAATCCCATGATATTGCCTGGGAATTCATTCATGCCTTGCCCCGCATCCGTCATCTGCTGACCACTGATGTTGACGCTGCCTATGTGGGCGATCCGGCAGCCAAAACTCCGGGGGAGACCATTTTCTGTTATCCGTCCATCAGTGCCCTGATTCATCACCGGGTAGCCCATGAGCTGTACAAGTTCGGTGTGCCCATCATTCCGAGAATCATTTCCGAGATGGCCCATTCCCAAACCGGGATCGACATTCATCCGGGGGCATCCATTGGTGAGCATTTTTTCATTGATCATGGAACCGGGACCGTCATTGGCGAGACCTGTATCATCGGCAAGAACGTGCGCATCTATCAGGGAGTGACCCTGGGGGCCAAGAGTTTTCCCAAGGGCAAGGACGGCTCCCTGGTCAAGGGTCTGGCCCGGCACCCCATTGTGGAGGATGATGTGACCATTTATGCCGGGGCAACCATTTTGGGAAGGGTGCGTCTGGGCCAAGGGGCAACCATTGGCGGCAACGTCTGGATTACCCGGGATATTCCGGCTGGTGCGCAGATCCGCCAATCACGCCCCATGGAAGCCAGTTACGAGCAGGGGGCCGGGATCTGA
- the argB gene encoding acetylglutamate kinase, translating into MEQDISKARVLLEALPYIREFYGQTVVIKYGGHAMKDEHLKKSFALNVILLKYIGINPVIVHGGGPQIGNMLNQLGIACQFKEGLRVTDQATMDVVEMVLVGKVNKEIVNLINLNGGKAVGLSGKDGETIRARKLEMAVQHDDAPPEIIDLGKVGEVVNIKTSLIGTLEREGFIPIIAPVGVDDAGETYNINADSVASSVATALQAKKLVLLTDVPGILDENKNRISTLDRKKAARALDSGIITGGMIPKVKCCMEAVESGVEKAHILDGRQENCIILEMFTKGGIGTQIVAG; encoded by the coding sequence GTGGAGCAGGATATTTCCAAGGCCAGGGTCTTACTGGAGGCCCTGCCGTACATCCGTGAATTTTATGGTCAGACCGTGGTCATCAAGTACGGCGGGCACGCCATGAAGGATGAACACCTCAAAAAGAGTTTTGCCCTCAATGTCATCCTGCTCAAATATATCGGGATCAACCCGGTCATAGTCCACGGGGGCGGCCCCCAGATCGGCAACATGCTCAATCAGCTGGGCATTGCCTGCCAGTTCAAGGAAGGCTTGCGGGTGACGGATCAGGCCACCATGGACGTGGTTGAAATGGTGCTGGTGGGCAAGGTGAACAAGGAAATCGTCAACCTCATCAACCTCAACGGCGGCAAGGCCGTGGGCCTTTCGGGCAAGGATGGAGAAACCATCCGGGCCAGAAAACTGGAAATGGCCGTGCAGCATGATGACGCTCCACCGGAAATCATTGATCTGGGCAAAGTGGGCGAGGTGGTGAACATCAAGACGAGCCTCATTGGCACCCTGGAACGGGAAGGATTCATCCCCATTATCGCCCCGGTGGGCGTGGATGATGCGGGCGAAACCTACAACATCAATGCCGACTCGGTGGCCTCCAGCGTGGCCACGGCCCTGCAGGCCAAGAAACTGGTCCTGCTTACGGATGTGCCCGGCATTCTGGATGAAAACAAAAATCGCATCTCAACTTTGGATCGCAAGAAAGCGGCCAGGGCCCTTGATTCAGGCATCATCACCGGCGGCATGATCCCCAAGGTCAAATGCTGCATGGAAGCTGTCGAGTCAGGAGTGGAAAAGGCTCACATTCTGGATGGCCGTCAGGAAAACTGCATCATTCTGGAAATGTTTACCAAGGGCGGCATTGGTACGCAGATCGTGGCCGGATAA
- a CDS encoding site-specific integrase, protein MATFTKRGKGQWQVKIRRKGWPLQTKTFETKGDAEAWAREIESEMDRGVFVSRKEAECSTFREVIERFREEYIPRYAHPKKEESRLNHLLNYPLAEQFMASIRTKHLIEYIKTREAEGVGAHTIRLDLALISKIFEVARKDWGMDSLSNPVKRMTKPKIPQGRDRRLKRQVEVDGKIMSEETLLLQHASKRLKPIIKFALETAMRREEIVTLTWDRVNFETRTAYLPHTKNGEARTVPLSPKAIKILKELIPDKTIPIHGRVFQLSKGRLSKNFRAACLKANIKNLRFHDLRHEATSRLFENTDLDVMEIKGITGHKTLQMLARYAHLRADRLAKRLEGEKRGVQQTNPAER, encoded by the coding sequence ATGGCGACATTCACCAAACGCGGCAAAGGACAATGGCAAGTCAAAATTCGACGGAAAGGCTGGCCGTTGCAAACAAAAACATTTGAGACAAAAGGTGATGCTGAAGCTTGGGCAAGAGAGATCGAGTCCGAGATGGATCGAGGTGTTTTTGTGTCGCGAAAGGAAGCAGAATGCTCAACATTCAGAGAAGTGATCGAGAGATTCAGGGAAGAGTACATACCGAGATATGCACATCCAAAGAAGGAAGAAAGTCGGCTCAATCATTTGCTCAACTATCCCTTGGCCGAACAGTTTATGGCTTCGATCAGGACGAAACATCTTATCGAATACATAAAAACCAGGGAAGCAGAGGGGGTAGGAGCCCACACTATCAGGCTGGACCTGGCACTGATTTCCAAGATTTTTGAGGTTGCAAGAAAAGACTGGGGCATGGACTCCCTATCTAATCCTGTAAAGCGAATGACCAAGCCAAAAATTCCGCAAGGAAGGGATAGGCGTTTGAAGCGGCAAGTTGAAGTTGATGGAAAAATTATGAGTGAAGAAACTCTGCTTTTGCAACATGCTTCAAAACGCTTGAAGCCCATTATCAAGTTTGCACTGGAAACTGCCATGCGGCGTGAAGAAATTGTAACGCTTACCTGGGACAGAGTGAATTTTGAAACCCGAACCGCCTATTTACCGCACACAAAAAACGGCGAAGCCCGGACTGTCCCCTTGTCACCCAAAGCTATCAAAATTCTCAAGGAGCTCATTCCGGACAAAACCATCCCTATCCATGGACGGGTGTTTCAATTGTCCAAAGGGAGACTTTCCAAAAATTTTCGTGCTGCATGCCTGAAAGCGAATATCAAAAATCTGAGATTCCACGATCTTCGCCATGAAGCCACCAGTCGACTTTTCGAGAACACTGACTTGGACGTGATGGAAATAAAAGGAATAACAGGGCATAAAACTTTACAAATGCTTGCAAGATACGCCCATTTACGCGCTGATAGACTCGCAAAACGACTTGAAGGAGAAAAGCGGGGTGTACAGCAAACTAATCCAGCCGAAAGATAG
- a CDS encoding adenylate/guanylate cyclase domain-containing protein, whose protein sequence is MKLGTKLFLGIFGIAFLVSGATGSYFYVQARDAVMQTLQQELKSTARSAARLINGRALDSLQTPDQADSPAYKDIQHILQAVVDSNPDFLYAYTMRLVKGEVRFVVDSPPSDDNGDGKISDDELPQDIGALYDDPAPSLLNGFLKPSADDQPYEDEWGWTLSGYAPIFDDAGRSVGLLGIDMSLDQVAAKLKAIERAGIFSLGITAALACILTFFFSRQVVKPIRSLQQAFQDVAQGDYTVHLKPSSRDEMGELVRHFNLLVTELKEKALMKSHFGKIVPPKIVEQMLASDFKQNSEVVNVTVLFCDLRGFTTMSENLPPSMLVGLLNEYFTAMVQIIESHGGMVDKFVGDKVMAVFGHPVPLANEQQAALDAARKMLATCDALNQKLCLTGNFKLVNSIGMHSGPALAGIIGSPDRSEYTLIGDSVNVAARLETKTRQLDTRLVISADVAKGLDTIPSDLVAKGAHQVRGRHDPIEILAQKDIEH, encoded by the coding sequence ATGAAACTGGGAACAAAACTTTTCTTGGGCATTTTCGGCATCGCTTTTCTGGTTTCAGGAGCAACAGGCTCCTACTTCTATGTCCAGGCACGAGATGCCGTGATGCAGACCCTGCAACAGGAACTCAAGAGCACGGCGCGCTCGGCCGCCCGCCTCATCAATGGCCGGGCCCTTGATAGCCTGCAGACCCCGGACCAGGCCGACTCTCCGGCCTACAAGGATATTCAGCACATTCTTCAGGCCGTGGTGGATTCCAATCCCGATTTTCTCTACGCCTATACCATGCGCCTGGTAAAGGGCGAAGTCCGTTTTGTTGTTGATTCTCCTCCCTCGGACGACAATGGGGACGGCAAGATATCCGACGACGAGCTTCCCCAGGACATTGGAGCCTTGTATGACGATCCAGCCCCCAGCCTGCTCAATGGATTTCTCAAGCCCAGTGCCGATGACCAACCTTATGAGGATGAATGGGGATGGACCCTTTCAGGGTATGCGCCCATTTTCGATGATGCCGGACGATCCGTGGGCCTTCTGGGTATCGACATGAGTCTTGATCAGGTGGCTGCCAAACTCAAGGCCATTGAGCGAGCCGGAATCTTTTCCCTGGGCATCACGGCTGCCCTGGCCTGCATCCTCACCTTTTTCTTCAGCCGCCAGGTGGTCAAACCCATCAGATCCCTTCAGCAGGCCTTTCAGGACGTGGCCCAGGGAGACTACACCGTACATCTCAAGCCCTCTTCCCGCGATGAAATGGGCGAGCTGGTGCGCCACTTCAACCTCCTTGTGACCGAACTCAAGGAAAAAGCGCTTATGAAGTCCCATTTCGGCAAAATCGTTCCCCCGAAAATCGTGGAACAAATGCTTGCCTCGGATTTCAAACAGAACAGCGAAGTGGTCAACGTCACGGTTCTTTTCTGTGATCTCAGGGGATTTACCACCATGAGCGAAAACCTGCCTCCTTCCATGCTCGTGGGACTTTTGAATGAATATTTCACCGCCATGGTCCAGATCATTGAATCCCACGGAGGCATGGTTGACAAATTCGTGGGAGACAAGGTCATGGCTGTTTTCGGTCATCCCGTTCCCCTGGCCAACGAACAACAGGCGGCTCTGGATGCCGCCCGGAAAATGCTCGCCACATGCGATGCCTTGAACCAGAAACTCTGCCTGACGGGCAACTTCAAACTGGTCAACAGCATTGGCATGCATTCGGGCCCGGCCCTGGCCGGGATCATCGGGTCTCCGGATCGCTCCGAGTACACCCTCATCGGTGACAGCGTGAACGTGGCGGCCCGCCTGGAAACCAAGACCCGTCAGCTTGACACGCGCCTGGTTATTTCGGCTGACGTGGCCAAGGGCCTGGACACCATACCCTCCGACCTGGTTGCCAAAGGGGCCCATCAGGTGCGCGGTCGTCACGATCCCATTGAAATCCTTGCCCAGAAGGATATTGAGCATTGA
- a CDS encoding replication initiation protein, which translates to MINDHKFLYYNQFQTKILAIDVDDIYIDKLPLNNPESKYEPGLDKNTFCDIPAPNFTVCTGKGHFQAFWRLKNPIPMRGAARTHEYYSDVRTKLNIALNGDFAFNKRGSARNPFYRNYWVRKWHDDEYELSDLNLNINLFTNVSICGLNKIYEHGNRNIATFYRALYYYKKNTNISFDDLLKKTISWQQMQDEENLSQRENISIIKSVLRNGYKYKIRADRNYGAMNLPKIDWKAMTARKRKNEIRRRQSLGAHYVNKNQVIKNSKIVRDYFKANPHSSIKKAARELKMSRNTIKKYYQKS; encoded by the coding sequence ATGATCAATGATCACAAATTTCTTTACTATAATCAATTTCAAACAAAAATATTGGCTATAGATGTTGATGACATTTATATAGACAAATTGCCTTTAAATAATCCAGAGTCAAAATATGAGCCTGGTCTTGATAAGAACACATTCTGCGATATTCCGGCACCAAATTTTACTGTTTGTACTGGCAAAGGGCATTTTCAAGCTTTTTGGCGTTTGAAAAACCCGATTCCAATGCGAGGAGCTGCACGAACTCATGAGTACTATTCTGATGTGCGAACAAAATTAAACATCGCACTTAATGGAGATTTTGCATTTAACAAAAGGGGAAGTGCAAGAAATCCATTTTATAGAAATTATTGGGTTAGAAAATGGCATGACGATGAATACGAACTTAGTGATTTAAATTTGAACATCAATTTATTCACAAATGTATCAATTTGTGGATTGAACAAAATCTATGAACATGGTAATAGGAATATAGCGACTTTTTATCGTGCTCTTTATTATTATAAAAAAAATACAAATATTTCATTCGATGATCTTTTAAAGAAAACTATTTCTTGGCAACAAATGCAGGATGAAGAAAATCTTTCTCAACGAGAAAATATATCCATTATAAAGTCAGTTTTAAGAAATGGATACAAATATAAAATACGTGCAGATAGAAATTATGGCGCGATGAATTTGCCGAAAATCGATTGGAAAGCAATGACAGCAAGAAAACGCAAGAATGAGATCCGAAGAAGACAATCACTTGGAGCTCATTATGTTAATAAAAATCAAGTTATTAAAAATTCTAAAATTGTTCGTGATTACTTTAAAGCCAATCCTCACTCAAGCATCAAAAAAGCAGCTCGTGAGCTTAAAATGAGTCGTAATACTATCAAAAAATACTACCAAAAAAGTTAA
- a CDS encoding helix-turn-helix transcriptional regulator yields the protein MKKLLTVKDLAAIFKTSEASIRMSMYRKRWDCVPPPIEVGKRRYWRESQIEEWLNKKIEMANKKAFASHPRKKRGRPTKTDTIIQQNTPVM from the coding sequence ATGAAAAAACTTTTAACAGTAAAAGATTTGGCAGCCATTTTTAAAACATCAGAAGCAAGCATTCGCATGTCAATGTATCGGAAACGCTGGGATTGCGTTCCGCCGCCCATAGAAGTTGGTAAACGCCGGTATTGGCGAGAATCACAAATCGAAGAATGGCTAAACAAAAAAATTGAAATGGCAAATAAAAAAGCCTTTGCCAGCCATCCGCGAAAAAAACGTGGAAGGCCGACAAAGACAGATACAATCATCCAGCAGAATACTCCAGTTATGTAA